Proteins from a genomic interval of Pseudomonas sp. RC10:
- the parC gene encoding DNA topoisomerase IV subunit A: MSDSLDLSLDGVERRSLADFTEQAYLNYSMYVIMDRALPHIGDGLKPVQRRIIYAMSELGLDADAKHKKSARTVGDVLGKFHPHGDSACYEAMVLMAQSFSYRYTLVDGQGNWGAPDDPKSFAAMRYTEARLSRYSEVLLTELGQGTADWVPNFDGTLDEPAVLPARLPNILLNGTTGIAVGMATDVPPHNLREVASACVRLLDEPKATIEQLCEHIQGPDYPTEAEIITPRADLLKIYETGRGSVRMRAVYRVEDGDVVVTALPHQVSGAKVLEQIAAQMQAKKLPMVADLRDESDHEHPCRIVIIPRSNRVDPEELMQHLFATTELESSYRVNINIIGLDGKPQLKNLKTLLSEWLQFRLTTVRRRLQFRLDKVEKRLHLLEGLLTAYLNLDEVIHIIRTAEHPKAELIARFDLSEIQADYILDTRLRQLARLEEMKLRGEQDELLKEQAKLQALLGSETKLRKLVRSELIADAQTYGDDRRSPIVERAEAKALSENELMPTEPVTVVLSEKGWVRCAKGHDIDATGLSYKAGDGFKAAAAGRSNQFAVFIDSTGRSYSLAAHTLPSARGQGDPLTGRLTPPPAATFECVLLPDDDALYVIASDAGYGFVVKGEDLQAKNKAGKALLSLPSGAKVILPRPVPDREQNWLAAVTTEGRLLVFKISDLPQLGKGKGNKIIGIPGERVASREEYVTDLAVIPEGSTLVLQAGKRTLSLKPDDLEHYKGERGRRGNKLPRGFQRVDALLVESAT, from the coding sequence ATGAGCGACTCCCTTGACCTCAGCCTGGACGGCGTAGAACGCCGGTCGCTGGCTGACTTCACCGAACAGGCCTATCTCAACTACTCCATGTACGTGATCATGGACCGCGCTTTGCCGCATATCGGCGACGGCCTGAAGCCTGTGCAGCGGCGCATTATCTACGCCATGAGCGAGCTGGGTCTGGATGCCGACGCCAAGCACAAGAAATCGGCGCGTACCGTCGGTGATGTGCTGGGTAAATTCCATCCCCACGGCGACTCGGCCTGCTACGAAGCCATGGTGTTGATGGCCCAGTCTTTCAGCTATCGCTACACGCTGGTGGACGGCCAGGGGAACTGGGGTGCGCCGGACGATCCCAAGTCGTTCGCCGCCATGCGTTACACCGAAGCGCGTTTGTCCCGCTATTCCGAAGTGTTGCTCACCGAACTGGGCCAAGGCACGGCGGACTGGGTGCCGAACTTCGACGGCACGCTGGACGAGCCGGCGGTGTTGCCAGCCCGTTTACCGAACATCCTGCTCAACGGCACTACCGGTATCGCCGTGGGCATGGCCACCGACGTGCCGCCGCACAACCTGCGTGAAGTTGCGTCGGCCTGTGTCCGTCTGCTGGATGAGCCCAAGGCCACCATCGAACAGCTGTGTGAGCACATACAGGGTCCGGATTACCCGACCGAAGCGGAAATCATCACGCCGCGCGCCGACCTGCTGAAAATCTACGAAACCGGCCGTGGCTCGGTGCGCATGCGTGCGGTGTATCGCGTCGAAGACGGCGACGTCGTCGTCACCGCGTTGCCTCACCAGGTCTCCGGTGCCAAGGTGCTGGAACAGATCGCCGCACAGATGCAGGCCAAGAAACTGCCGATGGTCGCTGACCTGCGCGATGAGTCGGACCACGAGCACCCTTGCCGCATCGTGATCATTCCGCGCTCCAACCGTGTCGATCCCGAAGAGCTGATGCAACACCTGTTCGCCACCACCGAGCTGGAATCCAGCTATCGGGTGAACATCAACATCATCGGCCTCGACGGCAAGCCGCAGCTGAAAAACCTCAAGACGCTGCTGTCCGAATGGCTGCAATTCCGTCTCACCACCGTGCGCCGCCGCTTGCAATTCCGTCTGGACAAGGTCGAGAAGCGTCTGCACCTGTTGGAAGGTTTGCTCACTGCGTACCTGAACCTGGATGAAGTGATCCACATCATCCGCACCGCCGAGCACCCGAAAGCCGAGCTGATCGCGCGTTTCGACCTGTCTGAAATCCAGGCCGACTACATCCTCGACACCCGGTTGCGTCAGTTGGCGCGTCTGGAAGAGATGAAGCTGCGTGGCGAACAAGACGAGCTGCTCAAGGAACAGGCCAAGCTTCAGGCGCTGCTGGGCAGTGAAACCAAGCTGCGCAAGCTGGTCCGCAGCGAACTGATTGCTGACGCACAAACCTATGGCGATGACCGTCGCTCGCCAATCGTCGAGCGCGCCGAAGCCAAGGCGTTGTCCGAAAACGAACTGATGCCGACCGAACCGGTGACCGTCGTGCTGTCGGAAAAAGGCTGGGTGCGCTGCGCCAAGGGCCACGACATCGATGCGACCGGGCTTTCCTACAAGGCGGGCGACGGCTTCAAAGCGGCAGCGGCGGGGCGCTCGAACCAGTTCGCCGTGTTCATCGACTCCACCGGCCGCAGCTACTCGCTGGCGGCGCATACCTTGCCGTCTGCGCGAGGGCAGGGCGATCCGTTGACGGGCCGTCTGACACCGCCGCCTGCCGCCACCTTCGAGTGCGTGCTGCTGCCGGACGACGACGCGCTGTACGTGATCGCATCGGACGCCGGTTACGGTTTCGTGGTCAAGGGCGAGGATCTGCAAGCCAAGAACAAGGCAGGCAAGGCGCTGTTGAGCCTGCCGTCGGGTGCGAAGGTTATCCTGCCGCGCCCCGTGCCGGATCGTGAGCAGAATTGGCTGGCGGCGGTCACGACCGAAGGTCGCCTGCTGGTGTTCAAAATCAGCGATCTGCCGCAACTGGGCAAAGGCAAGGGCAACAAGATCATCGGTATTCCGGGCGAGCGCGTCGCCAGCCGTGAAGAGTATGTGACCGACTTGGCTGTCATTCCTGAAGGCTCCACTTTGGTGCTGCAAGCGGGCAAGCGTACGCTTTCGCTGAAGCCGGATGACCTTGAACATTACAAAGGTGAACGTGGCCGTCGTGGCAATAAGCTACCGCGTGGCTTCCAGCGCGTAGACGCTTTGTTGGTGGAAAGCGCTACTTAA
- a CDS encoding TIGR02281 family clan AA aspartic protease, giving the protein MTQGPPGKRAGRLMLIIVWAAGLFLATRFFGQWEQHQENPNTAVTSEHGDGYVEVRLASNRQGHFVMTGQINAHPVEFMLDTGATNVAIPEGVAQTLRLERGAKVEVSTANGRTDAFRTTLKRLQIGDIVLNDVRALVVPGLDGDQVLLGMSAIQQLEFTQRGGTLLLRQTTK; this is encoded by the coding sequence TTGACGCAAGGGCCTCCCGGTAAACGCGCCGGGCGCCTGATGCTGATCATTGTCTGGGCGGCAGGGCTGTTTCTGGCGACACGGTTTTTTGGTCAGTGGGAGCAGCATCAGGAAAATCCGAATACGGCGGTCACCTCGGAACACGGTGATGGCTATGTCGAAGTGCGACTGGCGAGCAATCGTCAGGGGCATTTCGTCATGACGGGGCAGATCAATGCGCACCCCGTCGAATTCATGCTCGACACGGGGGCGACCAACGTCGCGATTCCCGAAGGTGTCGCGCAGACACTGCGACTTGAGCGCGGCGCCAAGGTGGAAGTCAGCACGGCCAATGGCCGGACTGACGCTTTCCGGACCACGCTGAAGCGGCTGCAAATCGGCGATATCGTCCTGAACGATGTGCGCGCCCTCGTGGTGCCCGGTCTGGACGGTGATCAGGTGCTGCTGGGTATGAGCGCCATCCAACAACTCGAATTCACACAGCGCGGCGGCACCTTGCTGCTGCGTCAGACGACAAAATGA
- a CDS encoding esterase-like activity of phytase family protein, whose translation MIRAWLAALMLTAMPVFAAQPVAQKPLPELKLLSEHAVDDMIGGNLSGLASCNGVLWTVSDRDDEILYSLDTSATVWKAKALKLEIPPIPDSGLSGTLRNMAKAASLLRGGDLDFEGVTCDAAGNRYLVSEGFATVLKVPVEGAASWLPLPKKLVVEAQAAGMLQHFNAIFEGIAISPAGDQIWLAAEREKRGLLTAKLGNDGWACGTSCILRMESGTDTLPPQLGGKSVAKDFSDISLYKGKLYTLERAAYRICRRTLETGKLETCWSFAKEALLPNRLYDQKYGLTEALIIDDTGAWVGIDNNFGARADGEKRPIVWRFDAPEGGWSSKP comes from the coding sequence TTGATCCGAGCATGGCTGGCAGCGCTGATGCTGACCGCCATGCCTGTATTTGCTGCGCAGCCGGTGGCGCAAAAGCCACTGCCCGAGCTCAAGTTGCTGTCCGAACATGCAGTCGACGACATGATCGGCGGCAACCTGTCCGGGCTGGCGTCGTGCAATGGCGTGCTGTGGACGGTGTCGGATCGCGACGACGAGATTCTGTACAGCCTCGACACGTCGGCGACGGTCTGGAAAGCCAAGGCGCTGAAGCTTGAAATTCCGCCGATTCCGGACAGCGGTTTGTCGGGCACGCTGCGCAACATGGCCAAGGCCGCGTCGCTGCTACGGGGCGGCGACCTGGATTTCGAAGGCGTGACCTGTGATGCGGCGGGCAATCGTTATCTGGTCAGCGAAGGATTCGCGACGGTGCTGAAAGTGCCCGTCGAGGGCGCGGCAAGCTGGTTGCCATTGCCGAAGAAACTGGTCGTGGAAGCCCAGGCGGCGGGCATGCTTCAGCATTTCAACGCTATTTTTGAAGGCATCGCCATCAGCCCGGCAGGCGACCAGATCTGGCTCGCCGCCGAACGCGAAAAACGTGGGCTGTTGACCGCGAAGCTTGGCAACGACGGTTGGGCATGCGGTACCAGCTGCATTCTGCGCATGGAGTCCGGCACTGACACCTTGCCGCCACAGCTGGGGGGCAAATCCGTCGCCAAGGACTTTTCCGATATCTCACTGTACAAAGGCAAACTCTACACCCTGGAGCGCGCGGCTTATCGCATCTGTCGCCGCACGCTGGAAACCGGAAAGCTGGAGACTTGCTGGTCGTTTGCCAAAGAGGCCTTGCTGCCAAACCGGCTCTACGATCAGAAATACGGCCTCACCGAAGCGCTGATCATCGATGACACCGGCGCCTGGGTAGGCATCGACAACAATTTCGGTGCCCGGGCCGATGGCGAAAAACGGCCCATTGTCTGGCGTTTCGATGCGCCGGAGGGTGGCTGGAGCAGCAAGCCTTGA
- the parE gene encoding DNA topoisomerase IV subunit B, whose protein sequence is MANPSASSYNADAIEVLSGLDPVRKRPGMYTDTSRPNHLAQEVIDNSVDEALAGHAKSVQVILHADNSLEVADDGRGMPVDIHPEEGVSGVELILTKLHAGGKFSNKNYQFSGGLHGVGISVVNALSTQVRVRVKRDGNEYEMTFADGFKATELAVVGTVGKRNTGTSVYFAPDPKYFDSPKFSVSRLKHVLKAKAVLCPGLLVSFEDKSTGEKVEWHYEDGLRSYLQDSVNDFLRLPEEPFCGAFAGNKEAVDWALLWLPEGGDSVQESYVNLIPTAQGGTHVNGLRQGLLDAMREFCEFRNLLPRGVKLAPEDVWERIAFVLSMKMQEPQFSGQTKERLSSREAAAFVSGVVKDAFSLWLNAHPEMGMQLAELAINNAGRRLKASKKVERKRITQGPALPGKLADCAGQDPMRAELFLVEGDSAGGSAKQARDKEFQAILPLRGKILNTWEVDGGEVLASQEVHNIAVAIGVDPGAADMSQLRYGKICILADADSDGLHIATLLCALFVQHFRPLVDAGHVYVAMPPLYRIDLGKEIYYALDEAERDGILDRLVAEKKRGKPQVTRFKGLGEMNPPQLRETTMDPNTRRLVQLTLDDFEATSEMMDMLLAKKRAGDRKTWLESKGNLAEVLV, encoded by the coding sequence ATGGCCAATCCCAGCGCTAGCTCTTATAACGCAGACGCCATCGAAGTCCTCTCGGGCCTCGACCCGGTTCGCAAGCGGCCGGGCATGTACACCGACACCTCTCGGCCGAACCACTTGGCCCAGGAAGTCATCGACAACAGCGTCGACGAAGCCCTGGCGGGCCACGCCAAATCGGTGCAGGTGATTCTTCACGCCGACAATTCCCTGGAAGTGGCCGACGACGGTCGCGGCATGCCGGTGGACATTCACCCGGAAGAGGGCGTCTCGGGCGTCGAGCTGATTCTCACCAAGCTCCACGCGGGCGGCAAATTCTCCAACAAGAACTACCAGTTCTCCGGCGGTTTGCACGGCGTGGGGATTTCCGTGGTCAACGCGCTCTCCACCCAAGTGCGGGTGCGGGTCAAGCGCGACGGCAACGAATACGAAATGACCTTTGCCGACGGCTTCAAGGCCACCGAACTGGCCGTGGTCGGCACCGTGGGCAAGCGCAACACCGGCACCAGCGTGTATTTCGCGCCGGACCCCAAGTATTTCGACAGCCCCAAATTTTCCGTCAGCCGCCTCAAACACGTGCTCAAGGCCAAGGCCGTGCTGTGCCCAGGGCTGCTGGTCAGCTTTGAAGACAAAAGCACCGGCGAAAAAGTCGAGTGGCATTACGAAGACGGCCTGCGCTCCTATTTGCAGGACTCGGTCAACGATTTCCTGCGCCTGCCGGAAGAGCCGTTTTGTGGCGCCTTTGCGGGTAACAAGGAAGCCGTGGACTGGGCGCTGCTGTGGTTGCCGGAAGGCGGCGACAGCGTTCAGGAAAGCTACGTCAACCTGATCCCCACTGCCCAGGGCGGCACCCACGTCAACGGTTTGCGTCAGGGCCTGCTCGACGCGATGCGCGAGTTCTGCGAGTTCCGCAACCTGCTGCCGCGTGGCGTGAAGCTGGCTCCGGAAGACGTCTGGGAGCGCATCGCGTTCGTGCTGTCGATGAAGATGCAGGAGCCGCAATTCTCTGGCCAGACCAAGGAGCGGCTGTCGTCTCGTGAAGCGGCGGCCTTCGTGTCCGGTGTGGTCAAGGACGCGTTCAGCCTCTGGCTCAATGCGCACCCGGAAATGGGCATGCAACTGGCCGAACTGGCCATCAACAACGCCGGCCGTCGCCTGAAAGCGAGCAAAAAGGTCGAGCGCAAGCGCATCACCCAAGGTCCGGCATTGCCGGGCAAATTGGCGGATTGCGCGGGTCAGGATCCCATGCGCGCCGAGCTGTTTCTGGTCGAGGGTGACTCTGCAGGCGGCTCGGCCAAACAGGCGCGAGACAAGGAATTCCAGGCCATCCTGCCGTTGCGCGGGAAGATCCTGAACACCTGGGAAGTCGATGGCGGCGAAGTCCTTGCCAGCCAGGAAGTGCACAACATCGCGGTCGCCATCGGCGTCGATCCGGGCGCGGCGGACATGAGTCAACTGCGCTACGGCAAAATCTGCATCCTTGCCGACGCCGACTCCGACGGCCTACACATTGCCACGCTGCTCTGCGCGCTGTTCGTCCAGCATTTCCGTCCGCTGGTGGACGCTGGCCATGTGTACGTCGCCATGCCGCCGCTGTACCGCATCGATCTGGGCAAGGAGATTTACTACGCTCTCGACGAAGCCGAGCGCGACGGCATCCTTGACCGGCTGGTGGCCGAAAAGAAACGCGGCAAGCCGCAAGTCACGCGATTCAAAGGCCTGGGTGAAATGAACCCACCGCAACTGCGCGAAACCACCATGGACCCGAACACCCGTCGTCTGGTGCAACTGACGCTGGACGATTTCGAAGCGACGTCCGAGATGATGGACATGCTGCTGGCCAAGAAGCGCGCAGGTGATCGCAAGACCTGGCTGGAATCCAAGGGCAATCTGGCCGAGGTGCTGGTTTGA
- a CDS encoding YqiA/YcfP family alpha/beta fold hydrolase yields the protein MSKKATQLSGLMNRLGLSEQLRVPELHHHPRQAIAQLETAIDELGGRPLLVGSSLGGYYATHLAERHGLKAVLINPAVNPHQLFDGFLGTQTNLYTGESWELTHDHVDALAELEVPAPQDPQRIQVWLQTGDETLDYKRAQAFYRACALRIEAGGDHSFQGFAEKMPTLLAIAGFAPELLQAIDLSTL from the coding sequence ATGTCGAAGAAGGCCACGCAGCTGTCCGGGCTGATGAACCGTCTCGGTCTGAGTGAGCAACTGCGCGTGCCGGAGCTGCATCATCATCCGCGCCAGGCCATCGCACAGCTCGAAACCGCCATCGACGAACTGGGCGGGCGGCCATTACTGGTCGGCAGCTCCCTCGGCGGCTACTATGCGACTCACTTGGCTGAGCGACATGGCCTCAAGGCTGTGTTGATCAATCCGGCAGTGAATCCGCACCAGCTGTTCGACGGTTTTCTGGGCACTCAAACGAACCTCTACACCGGCGAAAGCTGGGAGCTGACGCACGATCACGTGGATGCGTTGGCTGAACTTGAAGTGCCCGCCCCACAGGACCCGCAGCGCATTCAGGTGTGGCTGCAAACCGGTGACGAGACGCTGGATTACAAACGGGCGCAGGCGTTTTATCGGGCCTGTGCCTTGCGCATCGAGGCCGGCGGCGATCACAGCTTTCAGGGGTTCGCAGAAAAAATGCCCACCCTGCTGGCCATCGCTGGATTCGCTCCGGAGCTGTTGCAGGCGATCGATCTGTCGACGCTCTGA
- the cpdA gene encoding 3',5'-cyclic-AMP phosphodiesterase, translated as MPSAPSNPSSVLVVQLSDSHLFAEADGQLLGMQTRDSLKAVVDLVLAEQTDIDLVLATGDLSQDGSVESYQAFRAESDRLDAPKRWIPGNHDELREMAIGAQGSEFLDPVVDVGNWRITMLDSAVSGSVPGYLEDKQLQLLAQALSEAPERHHLVCLHHHPVPIGAAWMEPIGLRNPEALFAVLERFPQTRAVLWGHVHQEFDQPRQGVRLMASPSTCIQFAPNSVDFALDSLAPGYRWLRLLDDGQIETGVSRIDPTLFEVDLSGSGY; from the coding sequence TTGCCGAGCGCACCTTCAAACCCGTCCTCCGTGTTGGTGGTTCAACTGTCCGACAGTCACCTGTTCGCTGAAGCGGACGGCCAACTGCTGGGCATGCAAACCCGCGACAGCCTCAAGGCTGTGGTCGATCTGGTGCTCGCCGAGCAGACTGATATCGATCTGGTGCTCGCCACCGGCGACTTGTCGCAGGATGGCTCGGTCGAGTCTTATCAGGCGTTTCGTGCCGAAAGCGACCGACTGGATGCGCCGAAGCGCTGGATTCCCGGCAATCACGACGAACTCCGCGAGATGGCGATAGGAGCCCAGGGCAGCGAATTCCTGGACCCGGTCGTCGATGTCGGTAACTGGCGCATCACGATGCTGGACTCGGCGGTTTCAGGCTCCGTTCCCGGCTATCTGGAGGACAAGCAGCTGCAATTGCTCGCGCAGGCCTTGAGCGAAGCGCCGGAGCGTCATCATCTGGTCTGCTTGCATCACCATCCAGTACCGATTGGTGCGGCGTGGATGGAGCCGATCGGGCTGCGCAATCCAGAGGCGCTGTTTGCCGTGCTGGAACGTTTTCCACAAACGCGCGCAGTGCTTTGGGGCCATGTGCATCAAGAGTTCGATCAGCCTCGCCAAGGCGTGCGGCTGATGGCGTCGCCTTCCACCTGTATTCAGTTCGCGCCGAACAGCGTGGATTTCGCCCTTGATTCGCTGGCCCCCGGTTACCGCTGGCTGCGCCTGCTCGACGATGGGCAGATCGAAACGGGGGTGTCGCGCATCGATCCGACTCTGTTCGAAGTCGACCTCAGTGGCTCGGGCTATTGA
- a CDS encoding DUF1249 domain-containing protein has protein sequence MVVNLLRERYRVDLAGLQAACEANYARLMRLLPDMRNEQRSRRVAVTQGDQMLGVLAVEVVQNCPYTSTLLVRQEHSLPWLPVPVLEVQVYHDARMAEVIGAEHARRFRGIYPYPNADMHQPDEKAQLNLFLGEWLSHCLACGHEFEAVR, from the coding sequence GTGGTCGTGAATCTTCTGCGCGAGCGCTACCGTGTCGACCTCGCCGGGCTGCAAGCAGCCTGTGAGGCGAACTACGCGCGCTTGATGCGTCTGTTACCTGACATGCGCAATGAACAACGCTCTCGCCGGGTGGCTGTCACTCAAGGCGATCAAATGCTGGGCGTGCTGGCGGTTGAAGTGGTGCAGAACTGCCCGTACACCTCGACCTTGCTCGTGCGCCAGGAGCACAGCTTGCCTTGGCTGCCCGTGCCCGTCCTCGAAGTGCAGGTCTACCACGACGCCCGCATGGCCGAAGTTATCGGCGCCGAACATGCACGGCGTTTCCGGGGGATCTATCCGTACCCCAACGCCGACATGCACCAGCCGGACGAAAAGGCCCAGTTGAATCTGTTCTTGGGTGAATGGCTGAGTCATTGTCTGGCGTGCGGTCATGAGTTTGAGGCGGTTCGCTAA
- a CDS encoding NUDIX domain-containing protein has protein sequence MTDTAKSTPTKHEIVHRETCFKGFYQLDRLHLRHELFDGGMGPEIKRELFVRHDAVCVLPYDAKRDEVVLLEQFRVGVVGKHPNPWLIEMVAGLIDKKEQPEEVAHREGEEEAGLVFSALWQITKYFPSPGGSNEFVHLYLGKCESAGAGGVHGLEEEAEDIRVSVWSFDDAMQAVKDGRIVNAATIIAIQWLALNRAEIRGLWS, from the coding sequence ATGACCGATACCGCTAAATCGACACCCACGAAGCACGAGATCGTCCACCGCGAAACCTGCTTCAAGGGGTTCTACCAGCTGGACCGTCTGCACCTGCGCCATGAGCTGTTCGACGGCGGCATGGGGCCGGAAATCAAGCGCGAGCTGTTCGTGCGTCATGATGCCGTGTGCGTGCTGCCCTACGACGCGAAGCGCGACGAAGTGGTTCTGCTGGAGCAGTTCCGGGTCGGCGTGGTTGGCAAGCATCCCAACCCTTGGCTGATCGAAATGGTCGCCGGGTTGATCGATAAAAAAGAGCAGCCCGAGGAGGTTGCTCACCGCGAAGGAGAAGAGGAAGCTGGGCTTGTCTTCAGCGCGTTGTGGCAGATCACCAAATACTTTCCGTCGCCCGGTGGCAGCAATGAATTCGTTCACCTCTACTTGGGCAAATGTGAAAGCGCGGGGGCAGGTGGGGTGCACGGGCTGGAGGAAGAGGCCGAAGACATCCGTGTGTCGGTCTGGTCGTTCGATGACGCGATGCAAGCCGTAAAAGACGGACGCATCGTCAATGCGGCAACTATCATCGCAATACAGTGGCTGGCGCTGAATCGCGCCGAAATCAGGGGGCTGTGGTCGTGA
- a CDS encoding RsiV family protein, which produces MSFLKIVSMACLALILGACQSFFEPNMRKPLTVQRDASELIKPGCTTDDCPLVNIDTVHFPDEPKLDGIVQRTLLQLTRSDTDGPVPPTLKAYQEQFLARAPARNASYLQAKVREQHDGLVVVELSSYLDAGGAHGDPGRAFINYSRQQQRVLTLADMLVPGQEAAFWAKAELAHQAWQINVKLDKDTEFQEMWPFKRTSNVALTYGAVILKYPVTTIAPYAMGHIELKIPYPQLNGILKPELFPGRS; this is translated from the coding sequence ATGTCGTTTCTGAAGATCGTTTCAATGGCCTGCCTGGCCCTGATACTGGGTGCCTGCCAGAGCTTTTTCGAACCCAACATGCGAAAGCCGCTGACCGTTCAGCGCGACGCGTCCGAGCTGATCAAGCCGGGCTGCACCACGGATGACTGCCCGTTGGTGAACATCGACACCGTGCACTTTCCGGATGAACCGAAGCTGGACGGCATTGTGCAGCGCACTCTGCTGCAATTGACCCGCAGCGACACCGACGGCCCTGTGCCGCCGACGCTCAAGGCCTATCAGGAGCAGTTCCTCGCCCGCGCCCCGGCGCGCAACGCCAGCTATTTGCAGGCGAAAGTACGCGAGCAGCATGACGGTCTTGTGGTGGTTGAGCTGTCGAGCTACCTCGACGCTGGCGGCGCCCATGGCGACCCGGGCCGCGCGTTCATCAACTATTCCCGTCAACAGCAACGCGTGCTGACGCTGGCCGACATGCTGGTGCCAGGCCAGGAAGCGGCCTTCTGGGCTAAAGCGGAGCTGGCACACCAGGCCTGGCAAATCAACGTCAAGCTGGACAAGGACACCGAGTTCCAGGAGATGTGGCCATTCAAGCGCACTTCCAACGTCGCCCTGACGTACGGTGCCGTGATCCTGAAATACCCGGTCACCACCATCGCTCCGTACGCCATGGGCCACATCGAGCTGAAGATTCCGTATCCGCAGCTCAACGGCATCCTCAAACCGGAACTGTTCCCCGGTCGGAGTTGA
- the cytX gene encoding putative hydroxymethylpyrimidine transporter CytX produces MNTPSTYSPDIPVPASRRVFGGRDLFSLWFSLGIGLMVLQTGALLAPGLGMSDSMLAIFLGTLVGVLLLAAVGVIGSDTGLSSMAALKLSLGTKGAGVPAILNLLQLVGWGSFEIIVMRDAASLLAAGAFNEGSLWTNPLLWTLLFGGLATLLAVSGPLTFVRQILRKWGIWLLLAACVWLTWNLFAKADLAALWSRAGDGSLPFAVGFDIAIAMPLSWLPLIADYSRFGKRGTGVFGGTVLGFFIGNFWLMTLGVAYTLAFAPSGEANALLLALAGAGMGIPLLLILLDESENAFADIHSAAVSSGILLKAKVEHLALAIGVICTLIACFAPLAQYQNFLLLIGSVFAPLFGVVLVDHFILRHRSHGTATVGLRWMTLLAWVGGIATYHVLANLYPNVGATLPALIVAGVLQLALSKAINSDRGTVPV; encoded by the coding sequence GTGAACACCCCCAGCACCTATTCACCCGATATCCCCGTCCCCGCCAGCAGGCGAGTCTTCGGCGGGCGTGATCTGTTTTCCCTGTGGTTCTCCCTCGGCATCGGCCTGATGGTCCTGCAAACCGGCGCGCTGCTGGCGCCGGGGCTGGGCATGTCCGACTCGATGCTGGCGATCTTCCTCGGCACGCTGGTGGGCGTTTTGCTGCTCGCCGCCGTGGGCGTGATCGGCAGCGACACCGGCCTGTCGTCAATGGCCGCGCTTAAGCTCAGCCTTGGCACCAAAGGCGCAGGCGTGCCAGCGATTCTCAACCTGTTGCAACTGGTGGGCTGGGGGTCTTTCGAGATCATCGTCATGCGCGATGCGGCCAGCCTGCTCGCTGCGGGCGCTTTTAATGAAGGCAGCTTGTGGACAAACCCGCTGCTCTGGACGCTGCTGTTCGGCGGCCTGGCAACCCTGCTGGCGGTCAGTGGCCCGCTCACCTTTGTGCGGCAGATCCTGCGCAAGTGGGGGATCTGGCTGTTGTTGGCGGCGTGCGTCTGGCTGACCTGGAACCTGTTCGCCAAGGCTGATCTCGCCGCACTCTGGTCGCGAGCGGGCGATGGCTCGCTGCCGTTTGCCGTGGGTTTCGACATCGCCATCGCCATGCCGCTGTCGTGGCTGCCTCTGATCGCCGACTATTCACGCTTCGGCAAACGCGGCACCGGCGTGTTCGGCGGCACGGTGTTGGGCTTCTTTATCGGCAACTTCTGGCTGATGACCCTGGGCGTCGCCTACACCCTCGCGTTCGCGCCAAGCGGTGAAGCGAATGCACTGCTGTTGGCACTGGCCGGGGCAGGGATGGGCATTCCGCTGCTGCTGATCTTGCTCGACGAGTCCGAAAATGCTTTCGCCGACATTCACTCGGCAGCGGTTTCGAGCGGGATTCTGTTGAAAGCCAAAGTCGAGCATCTGGCGCTGGCTATCGGCGTGATCTGCACGCTGATCGCCTGTTTCGCGCCGTTGGCGCAGTACCAGAACTTCCTGCTGCTGATCGGCTCGGTGTTCGCGCCGCTGTTTGGCGTAGTGCTGGTGGATCACTTCATCCTGCGCCATCGCAGCCATGGCACCGCGACGGTGGGTTTGCGCTGGATGACGCTGCTGGCGTGGGTCGGCGGCATCGCGACTTACCACGTATTGGCGAACCTTTACCCCAACGTTGGTGCAACACTGCCAGCCCTTATCGTGGCTGGCGTGCTGCAACTGGCGCTGAGCAAGGCGATCAACTCCGACCGGGGAACAGTTCCGGTTTGA